One segment of Pempheris klunzingeri isolate RE-2024b chromosome 20, fPemKlu1.hap1, whole genome shotgun sequence DNA contains the following:
- the LOC139219370 gene encoding carnitine O-palmitoyltransferase 1, liver isoform-like, giving the protein MAEAHQAVAFQFTVTPDGIDVRLSHQAFTEIYLSGVRSWKKRIIRLKNSVITGVYPASPSSWLFVVIAILATMYTRSDPSMGLIAKIQEHLPVSQSMSTQCQTLVSAVLFSTMLWLLLIFTMRLCLKQLLSYHRWIFEQHGKMSNTTKVWVALVRIFSGRKPLLYSYQGSLPNLPVPAIKDTVKRYLESVRPLMDDTEYERMTKLATEFESGLGNRLQWYLKLKALWSANYVSDWWEEYVYLRGRSPLMVNSNYYGMDFSCVTPTPIQAARAGNSIHAFFLYRRKLNKEELKPTRIPGTVIPLCAAQCERIFNTTRTPGEETDTVQHWQDSDYIAVYHKGRYFRLKVYQAGRLLCPREIEFQIQRILDDPSPPCQGEAKLGALTAGDRIPWAEARMKYFSSGVNKRSLDYIEKAAFFVTLDDDQPGMMGDDPSCPTANLDCYAKSLLHGKCYDRWFDKSFSVVYYKNGKSGINGEHSWGDAPVLAHLWEYTLTTDCFHLGYNAEGHCKGEVDSSLPRPQKLTWEIPPECEEQISQSLAVAQALADDVVFNVFIFRDFGKGAIKKCRVSPDAFIQMALQLAYYRERRTFCLTYEASMTRLFREGRTETVRSCTSESSAFVQALEGGEAADVCRRLFRAASEKHQNLYRMAMTGGGIDRHLFCLYVVSKYLGVESPFLKEVLSQPWRLSTSQGSIQVGLYDLVNHPEYVTCGGGFGPVADDGYGASYSILGENVINFHISCKNSCPDTDAHRFGAQIRKALHDLLQLLSPNQKQLNKTEESRPEVKKDQ; this is encoded by the exons ATGGCGGAGGCCCACCAGGCGGTGGCCTTCCAGTTCACGGTTACCCCAGACGGCATCGATGTGCGGCTGTCCCACCAGGCCTTCACTGAGATCTACCTCTCTGGTGTGCGCTCCTGGAAGAAGCGTATCATCAGACTCAAG AACAGTGTGATAACAGGGGTATATCCTGCCAGTCCCTCCTCCTGGCTATTTGTGGTCATAGCAATCCTGGCTACTATGTACACTCGCTCTGACCCCTCCATGGGACTCATAGCCAAGATACAGGAGCACCTGCCCGTCAG CCAGTCTATGAGTACTCAGTGCCAGACGTTGGTGTCAGCGGTGCTCTTCAGTACCATGCTGTGGCTTTTGCTCATCTTCACCATGCGCCTGTGCCtcaagcagctcctctcctACCACCGCTGGATATTTGAGCAGCACGGCAAGATGTCCAACACCACTAAAGTCTGGGTG GCGCTGGTGCGGATCTTTTCTGGCAGAAAGCCTCTGCTCTACAGCTACCAGGGCTCACTGCCAAACCTGCCTGTGCCTGCCATCAAGGACACAGTCAAGAGG TACTTGGAATCAGTCCGTCCGCTGATGGATGACACCGAGTACGAACGGATGACCAAGCTGGCCACAGAGTTTGAGAGCGGCCTCGGTAACCGCCTGCAGTGGTACCTCAAACTCAAAGCTCTTTGGTCCGCCAACTAC GTTAGTGACTGGTGGGAGGAATATGTCTATCTACGTGGACGGAGCCCACTAATGGTCAACAGTAACTATTATGGCATG GACTTCTCTTGTGTGACACCCACACCCATCCAGGCGGCCAGGGCAGGCAACAGCATTCATGCATTCTTCCTATACCGTCGCAAACTCAACAAGGAAGAGCTGAAACCT ACCCGTATTCCAGGCACTGTCATTCCTCTGTGTGCAGCTCAGTGTGAGAGGATTTTCAACACCACACGCACTCCTGGAGAGGAGACCG ACACTGTGCAACATTGGCAAGACAGTGACTACATTGCGGTGTACCACAAGGGTCGCTACTTTCGTCTAAAGGTCTACCAGGCAGGCAGACTCCTTTGCCCTCGGGAGATTGAATTCCAAATCCAGAGGATCCTTGATGACCCTTCACCTCCTTGCCAAGGAGAGGCCAAACTGGGGGCCCTGACCGCTGGAGACAG AATTCCATGGGCTGAGGCCAGGATGAAGTATTTCAGCAGTGGGGTCAATAAACGGTCTCTGGACTACATCGAGAAAGCCGCCTTCTTTGTGACCCTAGATGATGATCAACCGGGCATGATGGGAGATGACCCATCATGCCCGACTGCTAATTTAGATTGCTACGCCAAATCCTTACTGCATGGGAAATGTTATGACCG GTGGTTTGACAAATCCTTCTCGGTTGTTTACTACAAGAATGGAAAGAGCGGCATAAATGGAGAGCACTCGTGGGGTGACGCGCCAGTGTTGGCGCACCTGTGGGAG TACACCCTGACCACCGACTGTTTCCATCTCGGTTACAATGCAGAGGGTCACTGCAAAGGAGAAGTGGATTCATCACTACCGCGACCACAGAAGCTGACCTGGGAAATCCCCCCAGAA tgtgaggagCAGATCTCCCAGTCTCTGGCAGTGGCCCAGGCCCTGGCTGACGATGTGGTCTTCAACGTTTTTATCTTCCGAGACTTTGGCAAAGGAGCGATCAAGAAGTGTCGAGTCAGCCCAGATGCCTTCATTCAGATGGCTCTTCAGCTGGCCTACTACAGG GAGCGGAGGACGTTTTGTTTGACATATGAAGCCTCCATGACCCGTCTGTTCAGGGAGGGCAGGACTGAGACTGTTCGCTCCTGTACCAGTGAGAGCAGTGCTTTCGTCCAAGCGCTGGAGGGTGGAGAG GCAGCAGATGTGTGCAGGCGTTTGTTCCGTGCTGCATCAGAAAAGCACCAGAATCTGTACCGCATGGCTATGACTGGAGGTGGCATCGACAGACACCTCTTTTGCCTCTACGTGGTGTCCAAATACCTCGGAGTGGAGTCTCCTTTCTTGAAAGAG GTGCTGTCTCAGCCATGGAGGCTTTCCACCAGTCAGGGCTCAATACAGGTGGGGCTATATGACTTGGTCAACCACCCAGAGTACGTCACCTGTGGAGGGGGCTTTGGACCG GTTGCTGATGACGGTTACGGGGCGTCCTACAGCATTTTGGGAGAAAACGTGATTAACTTCCACATCTCTTGCAAGAACTCGTGTCCAGACACT GATGCCCACAGGTTTGGTGCTCAGATCAGGAAAGCCCTGCACGACCTGCTACAGCTGCTGAGCCCCAACCAAAAACAGCTCAACAAGACAGAAGAGAGTCGGCCTGAGGTCAAGAAGGACCAGTAG